The Haloplanus salinarum genome includes a region encoding these proteins:
- a CDS encoding ABC transporter permease produces MGDPRLTIARRELATLRSEKTIVLALLIQLFIAAFSSFLVVGLVSLYDPGSVEGFETEVAVTGDAGDDLLATLDDRPSISGTRYASETTARAAFDRGEVDAVLLADRRAGRVFVSATVPDGNVRTTVIVVQLRDALSTFERVERADRSAHLSSTPLPLPPRSGASPYYGFSYTVLLPLLCFLPVFISGSMTVDSLTEEVERGTLELLRVAPVSVVDIVDGKVWAAAGLAPAQAALWIALLDFNGTSVHHPVAVLVVVAALALLVVTLGATIALLAPDRRAAQFLYSVGVLVAFGGATLLPVNPVNSVARLAVDSVGPTYPLLVAGYVALGVAAYLGLRRAVPRIGVGE; encoded by the coding sequence TTGGGTGATCCACGCCTCACCATCGCCCGGCGGGAGCTGGCGACCCTGCGCTCCGAGAAGACCATCGTCCTCGCCTTGCTCATCCAGCTGTTCATCGCCGCCTTCTCGTCGTTTCTCGTCGTCGGCTTAGTCTCGCTGTACGACCCCGGGAGCGTCGAGGGGTTCGAGACGGAAGTGGCCGTCACCGGCGACGCGGGCGACGACCTGCTCGCGACCCTCGACGACCGGCCGTCGATATCGGGGACGCGCTACGCCTCGGAGACGACGGCGCGGGCGGCGTTCGACCGCGGGGAGGTGGATGCCGTTCTCCTGGCGGATCGGCGGGCGGGACGGGTCTTCGTCTCGGCGACGGTGCCCGACGGCAACGTGCGGACGACGGTCATCGTCGTCCAGCTGCGGGACGCGCTGTCGACCTTCGAGCGCGTTGAGCGGGCCGACCGGTCCGCGCACCTGTCGTCGACGCCGCTTCCCCTCCCGCCACGGAGCGGCGCCTCGCCGTACTACGGGTTCAGCTACACCGTGTTGCTCCCGCTGCTCTGCTTTCTCCCCGTCTTCATCAGCGGGTCGATGACCGTCGACTCGCTGACCGAGGAGGTCGAACGTGGGACGCTCGAACTCCTGCGGGTCGCCCCCGTCTCCGTCGTCGACATCGTCGACGGAAAGGTGTGGGCCGCAGCGGGGCTCGCGCCCGCACAGGCGGCGCTCTGGATCGCCCTCCTCGATTTCAACGGCACCAGCGTCCACCATCCGGTGGCCGTGCTCGTCGTCGTCGCCGCGCTCGCCTTGCTCGTCGTCACGCTCGGGGCAACCATCGCCCTGCTCGCTCCGGACCGGCGAGCGGCGCAGTTCCTCTACTCCGTCGGCGTCCTCGTCGCCTTCGGCGGGGCGACGCTCCTGCCCGTGAACCCCGTCAACTCCGTCGCCCGCCTCGCGGTCGATAGCGTCGGTCCGACGTATCCGCTGCTGGTCGCCGGCTACGTCGCCCTCGGGGTCGCGGCCTACCTCGGTCTCCGGCGCGCGGTGCCACGGATCGGCGTCGGCGAGTAG
- a CDS encoding RAD55 family ATPase, with the protein MYDLGPPLGVEVEPGTNLLLSGPALTGKKGFAFDVLASGIRNGDGAVVVSNTDGAKRVFEDLGERVDYADHPVAVVDCVTKQQGVNEVRDDTQVRYTSSPVDMTGVGIKFSEILEEFYEKQGVERNRVFLDSLSTLLMYSDLQTVFRFLHVFTGRVQSVGGLGLYAIDSSAHDDKTMNTLKQLFDGLIETHEDGEPTANLPDR; encoded by the coding sequence ATGTATGACCTTGGCCCGCCGCTCGGCGTCGAGGTCGAGCCAGGGACCAACCTCCTTCTCTCCGGTCCCGCACTCACCGGTAAGAAAGGGTTCGCGTTCGACGTGCTCGCGAGCGGGATCCGGAACGGCGACGGTGCCGTCGTCGTCAGCAACACCGACGGCGCCAAGCGAGTGTTCGAGGACTTGGGCGAGCGCGTCGACTACGCCGACCATCCCGTCGCGGTCGTGGACTGTGTGACTAAACAGCAAGGCGTCAACGAGGTCCGCGACGACACGCAGGTCCGGTATACGTCCTCGCCCGTGGACATGACCGGCGTCGGGATCAAGTTCTCCGAGATCCTCGAGGAGTTCTACGAGAAGCAGGGAGTGGAGCGAAACCGAGTGTTTCTGGACTCGCTGTCGACGCTCCTGATGTACTCCGACCTCCAGACCGTGTTCCGGTTCCTCCACGTCTTCACCGGGCGGGTCCAGAGCGTCGGCGGTCTCGGTCTCTACGCCATCGACTCCTCGGCGCACGACGACAAGACGATGAACACGCTGAAACAGCTGTTCGACGGTCTGATCGAGACCCACGAGGACGGCGAGCCGACGGCGAACCTGCCCGACCGGTAG
- a CDS encoding DUF5798 family protein, which produces MGFGSTAKKLQQVADMAEDVYARLNQLREQVSEMRETVIETQSRVDDLDRELAEQRALLEALAEERGIDATAITAEVHVVDAEEGAAEGDSDTDDEDAADATTDA; this is translated from the coding sequence ATGGGTTTCGGAAGCACGGCGAAGAAGCTCCAGCAGGTCGCCGACATGGCCGAGGACGTCTACGCCCGCCTGAACCAGCTCAGAGAGCAGGTGAGCGAGATGCGGGAGACGGTCATCGAGACACAGAGCCGGGTCGACGACCTCGACCGAGAACTGGCCGAACAGCGGGCGCTCCTCGAGGCACTCGCCGAGGAACGGGGCATCGACGCGACGGCGATCACCGCCGAAGTCCACGTCGTCGACGCCGAGGAAGGCGCCGCCGAGGGGGACAGCGACACCGACGACGAGGACGCGGCCGACGCTACGACGGACGCCTGA
- a CDS encoding CoA-binding protein, with the protein MTDATDDDIESLLDVDTIAVVGCSGTPGKAAHDVPAYLQRQGYDVVPVNPNREAVLGRPAADSLADVDEAVELVDVFRPSEAVSGVVDEVLERVATRGDVRGVWLQLGIRDDDAAARAREAELRVVQDRCLKVEHRQRRE; encoded by the coding sequence ATGACCGACGCCACCGACGACGACATCGAATCGCTGCTCGACGTCGACACCATCGCAGTCGTCGGGTGTTCGGGGACGCCCGGCAAGGCGGCCCACGACGTTCCGGCCTACCTCCAGAGGCAGGGGTACGACGTCGTCCCGGTCAACCCGAACCGCGAGGCAGTGCTGGGTCGGCCGGCGGCCGACAGCCTCGCCGACGTGGACGAGGCGGTCGAACTGGTCGACGTGTTCCGGCCGAGCGAAGCGGTGAGCGGCGTGGTCGACGAGGTCCTAGAACGGGTCGCGACGCGCGGGGACGTTCGCGGCGTCTGGCTCCAGCTCGGGATCCGCGACGACGACGCAGCCGCCCGTGCCCGCGAGGCCGAGTTGCGCGTCGTTCAGGATCGCTGTCTGAAGGTCGAACACCGTCAGCGCCGCGAGTGA